One window of the Leucobacter komagatae genome contains the following:
- a CDS encoding LLM class flavin-dependent oxidoreductase: MRSFGFLSFGHYGPVPGSRVRTAGDMLKQTIELAEGADEIGVNGAYVRVHHFARQAASPIPLLTAMAARTNRIEVGTGVIDLRYENPLYLAEEAAALDLISDGRLALGVSRGSPETALRGYEAFGYTGSQDPRGADLARPKFDLFLRAIEGEALVEADPKMSPPGRLAIEPHSPGLRERVWWGAGSTDTAINAGKMGVNLMSSTLVTEATGEPLGILQRKQIDAFREAYREAGHTGKPRVSVSRSVFPIVTEQDELYFGLRGGGPGSESQDQIGVIDGFRSTFGKTYADTPDRLIEQLKADEAVMAADTLMLTIPNQLGPEYNLHILDSFAKHVAPALGWKPNTEGPAEGDAV; encoded by the coding sequence TCGAGCTTGCCGAGGGCGCCGACGAGATCGGCGTGAACGGCGCCTACGTGCGCGTGCACCACTTCGCGCGCCAGGCCGCGTCGCCGATACCGCTACTCACCGCGATGGCGGCTCGCACGAACCGCATCGAGGTTGGCACCGGCGTCATCGACCTGCGCTACGAAAACCCGCTCTACCTTGCTGAGGAAGCTGCGGCGCTCGACCTCATTTCCGACGGCAGGCTCGCGCTCGGCGTGAGCCGGGGGTCACCCGAGACCGCGCTGCGTGGCTACGAGGCGTTCGGGTATACGGGGTCGCAGGATCCGCGCGGAGCCGACCTCGCGCGCCCGAAGTTCGACCTGTTCCTCCGCGCGATCGAGGGCGAGGCGCTCGTCGAGGCCGACCCGAAGATGTCGCCTCCCGGACGGCTCGCGATCGAACCGCACTCGCCCGGCCTGCGCGAGCGGGTCTGGTGGGGCGCCGGCTCGACCGACACCGCGATCAACGCCGGAAAGATGGGCGTGAACCTGATGAGCTCGACCCTCGTTACCGAGGCGACGGGCGAACCGCTCGGCATTCTGCAGCGCAAGCAGATCGACGCGTTCCGTGAGGCCTATCGGGAAGCCGGCCACACTGGAAAGCCGCGCGTCTCTGTGAGCCGCAGCGTGTTCCCGATCGTCACCGAGCAAGACGAACTCTACTTCGGGCTCCGCGGGGGCGGACCCGGGTCGGAGTCGCAGGATCAGATCGGTGTCATCGACGGGTTCCGCTCGACGTTCGGCAAGACGTACGCAGATACGCCCGACCGGCTCATCGAGCAGCTCAAGGCTGACGAGGCAGTGATGGCGGCTGACACGCTCATGCTGACCATCCCGAACCAGCTCGGGCCCGAGTACAACCTGCATATTCTCGACTCGTTCGCGAAGCACGTTGCGCCCGCGCTCGGCTGGAAGCCGAACACGGAGGGGCCCGCGGAGGGCGACGCGGTCTAG
- a CDS encoding SUKH-4 family immunity protein → MGDERGSALGFQFYADGADAAAIASRPGRELAVIGHLHSPTEFLVAEDTADGSVWVLAADLSAEWPLNASRSAFDACLAAFGRYLDAGPSISGPVVYSADEMRERLERFARGEISARAVQKQPVPHRTRLKRLRSELKTADRSALSSDSWWSGALENAKDDLL, encoded by the coding sequence ATGGGCGATGAACGGGGCAGTGCTCTGGGATTCCAGTTCTACGCCGATGGGGCCGATGCGGCCGCTATTGCTAGCCGGCCCGGGCGCGAGCTTGCCGTGATCGGACATCTTCACAGCCCCACAGAGTTCCTCGTTGCCGAGGACACGGCCGATGGCTCCGTCTGGGTACTCGCCGCCGACCTGTCGGCCGAATGGCCGCTCAACGCGAGCCGCTCAGCTTTCGACGCGTGCCTTGCTGCGTTTGGCCGATATCTCGACGCCGGCCCCAGCATTTCCGGCCCCGTGGTCTACTCCGCCGACGAGATGCGGGAGCGACTGGAACGCTTCGCGAGAGGTGAGATCTCGGCCCGCGCTGTGCAGAAGCAACCAGTACCCCACCGGACGCGGCTCAAGCGACTCCGCAGTGAGCTGAAGACGGCCGATCGGTCCGCACTGTCCAGTGACTCCTGGTGGTCGGGCGCACTCGAGAACGCGAAGGACGACCTGCTCTGA